The Streptomyces sp. NBC_01275 genome has a segment encoding these proteins:
- a CDS encoding response regulator transcription factor, producing the protein MTDDVTDDVTDDDVITLLIVDDHPVVRDGLRGMFESAPGFTVVGEAANGVEALARAEVLDPDVVLMDLRMPGGGGVDAIRELTRRAARAKVLVLTTYDTDSDTLPAIEAGATGYLLKDAPRDELFTAVRAAAEGRTVLSPAVASRLVSAVRTPRTPAGEPLSAREREVLTLVARGTSNREIARDLFISEATVKTHLTHLYAKLGVNDRAAAVAAAYERGILGRGEA; encoded by the coding sequence ATGACCGATGACGTGACCGACGACGTGACCGACGACGATGTGATCACCCTGCTGATCGTCGACGACCACCCCGTCGTACGGGACGGTCTGCGCGGCATGTTCGAGTCCGCCCCCGGCTTCACGGTCGTGGGCGAGGCGGCGAACGGGGTGGAGGCGCTCGCGCGGGCCGAGGTCCTGGACCCGGACGTGGTCCTGATGGACCTGCGGATGCCGGGCGGGGGAGGCGTGGACGCCATCCGGGAGCTGACCCGCCGGGCCGCCCGCGCGAAGGTCCTCGTCCTGACCACGTACGACACGGACTCCGACACCCTCCCCGCGATCGAGGCGGGGGCGACGGGCTATCTGCTGAAGGACGCCCCACGCGACGAACTGTTCACCGCGGTCCGCGCGGCCGCCGAGGGCCGTACCGTCCTCTCCCCGGCCGTCGCCTCCCGCCTGGTCTCCGCGGTCCGCACCCCGCGCACACCCGCCGGCGAGCCCCTCTCCGCCCGCGAGCGCGAGGTCCTGACCCTGGTCGCCCGGGGCACGTCGAACCGCGAGATCGCCCGCGACCTGTTCATCAGCGAGGCCACCGTGAAGACCCATCTCACCCATCTGTACGCGAAGTTGGGCGTCAACGACCGCGCGGCGGCGGTCGCGGCGGCGTACGAGCGCGGGATCCTCGGGCGGGGCGAGGCATGA
- a CDS encoding ABC transporter permease, whose translation MNTAVLRTELHLFRREPGALFWILAFPTLLLVILGSIPSFRHHQADLGGLRTIDVYVPVAVLLGMIVGALQSMPQNITGYRERGILRRMSTTPVRPSALLSAQMLVHGAAALASALSALVVGRLAFAVRLPKQPYGYLLALLLAILAALALGAVVSALSRTTKIAGAIGTAVFFPMMFCAGVWIPVQSMPDLLARIVGCTPFGAAAQALNRAAAGDWPGWAHLGALVAWTVLLTAGASRWFRWE comes from the coding sequence ATGAACACCGCCGTCCTGCGCACCGAGTTGCACCTCTTCCGCCGCGAACCGGGCGCCCTCTTCTGGATCCTGGCGTTCCCCACCCTGCTCCTGGTGATCCTGGGCTCCATCCCGTCCTTCCGCCACCACCAGGCAGACCTGGGCGGCCTGCGCACGATCGACGTGTACGTCCCGGTGGCCGTGCTCCTCGGCATGATCGTCGGCGCGTTGCAGTCGATGCCGCAGAACATCACCGGCTATCGCGAGCGCGGCATCCTGCGCCGTATGTCCACCACTCCGGTACGCCCGTCCGCCCTGCTGTCCGCGCAGATGCTGGTCCACGGCGCGGCGGCCCTGGCCTCCGCCCTGTCCGCCCTCGTGGTGGGCCGCCTCGCCTTCGCCGTACGACTGCCGAAGCAGCCCTACGGCTATCTCCTCGCCCTGCTCCTCGCGATCCTGGCCGCGCTCGCGCTGGGCGCGGTGGTCTCCGCGCTCTCCCGCACGACGAAGATCGCGGGCGCGATCGGGACGGCGGTGTTCTTCCCGATGATGTTCTGCGCGGGCGTGTGGATCCCGGTGCAGTCGATGCCGGATCTGCTCGCCCGGATCGTCGGCTGCACCCCGTTCGGCGCCGCCGCGCAGGCCCTGAACCGGGCGGCGGCGGGCGACTGGCCGGGCTGGGCGCACCTGGGGGCGCTGGTGGCCTGGACGGTGCTGCTCACGGCCGGCGCCTCGCGCTGGTTCCGCTGGGAGTAG
- a CDS encoding sensor histidine kinase has translation MNAADRQIERRWEQVHNWGPYGLLGVSVVLGAVSSGQMDGPLEWEVDAGLVAAAIVLQLWWNGTRNRRTGRGRVPSRAGTAYYVVRWAIAFTLTWSNPFFAFYAATGYMDADELIPGMWRRLGLFASAVTVAGAQCGGLPPKSATQWIAFGGLLVANSGLQTVVAHLTEQEERRSRERAETISELERTNTALQQALDENAALHAQLLVQAREAGVADERRRLAGEIHDTIAQGLTGVIAQLQVVANAPDLTIARMHLDRASALARHSLGEARRSVHNLAPVALADDGLSEALKKTVAEWAERTGVRGEFTVTGTAEQLHDEVAATLLRIVQEALSNASRHAQAARVGVTLSFLGDEVILDVRDDGRGFEPDAVPERTRAGGFGLDGMRARAERIAGTLAVEAEPGHGTAVSARVPLIRDDR, from the coding sequence ATGAACGCGGCGGACAGGCAGATCGAGCGGCGCTGGGAGCAGGTGCACAACTGGGGGCCGTACGGACTGCTCGGCGTCAGCGTCGTCCTCGGGGCCGTCAGCAGCGGCCAGATGGACGGCCCCCTCGAGTGGGAGGTGGACGCGGGCCTGGTCGCCGCCGCGATCGTGCTCCAGCTGTGGTGGAACGGCACCCGCAACCGTCGGACCGGCCGCGGCCGGGTCCCGTCCCGGGCCGGGACGGCGTACTACGTCGTCCGCTGGGCGATCGCCTTCACGCTCACCTGGAGCAACCCGTTCTTCGCGTTCTACGCGGCCACCGGCTACATGGACGCCGACGAGCTGATCCCGGGCATGTGGCGGCGGCTCGGGCTGTTCGCCAGCGCCGTCACCGTGGCCGGCGCGCAGTGCGGCGGGCTGCCGCCGAAGAGCGCGACCCAGTGGATCGCGTTCGGCGGGCTCCTGGTCGCCAACTCCGGCCTGCAGACGGTGGTCGCCCACCTCACCGAGCAGGAGGAACGGCGTTCCCGCGAGCGGGCCGAGACCATCTCGGAACTCGAACGCACCAACACGGCGCTCCAGCAGGCCCTGGACGAGAACGCCGCCCTTCACGCCCAACTCCTCGTCCAGGCGCGGGAGGCGGGTGTCGCCGACGAGCGCAGACGGCTGGCAGGCGAGATCCACGACACCATCGCCCAGGGCTTGACCGGCGTCATCGCCCAGCTGCAAGTCGTGGCGAACGCACCGGACTTGACGATCGCCCGCATGCACCTCGACCGTGCCTCCGCGCTCGCCCGGCACAGCCTCGGCGAGGCCCGCCGCTCGGTGCACAACCTCGCCCCCGTCGCGCTGGCCGACGACGGTCTGTCCGAGGCGCTGAAGAAGACGGTCGCCGAATGGGCCGAACGAACCGGCGTACGCGGCGAGTTCACCGTGACCGGAACGGCCGAGCAGCTCCACGACGAGGTCGCGGCGACCCTCCTGCGCATCGTCCAGGAGGCCCTGTCCAACGCCTCCCGCCACGCGCAGGCCGCCCGGGTCGGCGTCACCCTCTCCTTCCTGGGCGACGAGGTCATCCTCGACGTCCGCGACGACGGCCGCGGCTTCGAGCCGGACGCCGTCCCCGAACGCACCCGCGCCGGCGGCTTCGGCCTCGACGGCATGCGGGCCCGCGCCGAACGCATCGCCGGCACCCTCGCCGTCGAGGCCGAGCCGGGTCACGGCACGGCGGTCTCGGCTCGCGTACCGTTGATCCGCGATGACCGATGA
- a CDS encoding ABC transporter ATP-binding protein, with product MPTTPATSAPQDRSDRSALRTLLRLWPYVRPVRVRLFTAAVVAVVASCTGLVIPLVLKWMVDGPVADRDTAGVWLGGLCLLLLGVAEAGLFGMRRVLVARPLAHVEAEMRADLYRHLQRLPVAFHDRWASGQLLSRATTDLMLVRMFLAFPLTFLLVNGVTILIGVIIMLLQDWTLGLVILGPALPVVVMCVIFENRYALVARRAQDQVGDLTTVVEESVLGIRIVKGFGRHRSQARAFRRLSQTLRGTELRKARLLATIWAVIVTLPEVAIGAALVLGAVQVADGELSAGTLVAFLSTALALRWPVDSIGFLLAMSQEAATATERYFEVMDERPEEQGEPEEQGAEEQGAQGGSADGGLRFDGVVFRYPDASPDSAPILDGVDLHIRPGESMALVGATGSGKTTLTALVPRLHEATAGRITLDGADVTAMPREELREKVAVAFEEPTLFSATVGENVLMGADDQAGAEELERALGVAQAAFVHALPQGTDTQVGEQGLSLSGGQRQRLALARAVVGRPRFLVLDDPLSALDVHTEAAVEAALRRVLADTTALIVAHRPSTVLLADRVALLSGGRITAVGAHHELLRTNAEYAHLMSGSGRQEDDR from the coding sequence ATGCCCACGACACCCGCGACCAGCGCCCCCCAGGACCGTTCCGACCGTTCCGCCCTGCGCACCCTGCTGCGGCTGTGGCCGTATGTGCGGCCCGTGCGGGTGCGGCTGTTCACCGCCGCGGTCGTCGCCGTCGTCGCCTCCTGTACGGGGCTGGTGATCCCGCTCGTCCTGAAGTGGATGGTGGACGGGCCGGTCGCCGACCGGGACACGGCGGGGGTCTGGCTGGGCGGGCTGTGTCTGCTGCTCCTCGGCGTCGCGGAGGCGGGCCTGTTCGGGATGCGGCGCGTGCTGGTGGCGCGCCCGCTGGCGCATGTCGAGGCGGAGATGCGGGCCGATCTGTACCGGCATCTGCAGCGGCTGCCGGTGGCGTTCCACGACCGGTGGGCTTCGGGGCAGCTGCTGTCCCGGGCCACCACCGATCTGATGCTGGTGCGTATGTTCCTCGCCTTCCCGTTGACGTTCCTGCTGGTCAACGGGGTGACGATCCTCATCGGCGTGATCATCATGCTGCTTCAGGACTGGACGCTGGGGCTGGTGATCCTGGGGCCCGCCCTGCCCGTCGTCGTGATGTGCGTGATCTTCGAGAACCGGTACGCGCTGGTGGCGCGGCGCGCTCAGGACCAGGTCGGGGACCTGACCACGGTCGTCGAGGAGAGCGTGCTCGGCATCAGGATCGTCAAGGGGTTCGGCCGGCACCGCAGCCAGGCGCGGGCGTTCCGCAGGCTGTCCCAGACCCTGCGCGGCACGGAGCTGCGCAAGGCGCGGCTGCTGGCCACCATCTGGGCCGTCATCGTGACGCTCCCGGAGGTGGCGATCGGAGCGGCGCTGGTGCTGGGCGCCGTACAGGTGGCGGACGGGGAGCTGTCCGCGGGCACCCTGGTCGCCTTCCTCTCCACGGCCCTCGCCCTGCGCTGGCCGGTCGACTCCATCGGCTTCCTCCTGGCGATGAGCCAGGAGGCGGCCACGGCGACGGAGCGGTACTTCGAGGTGATGGACGAGCGGCCGGAGGAACAGGGGGAGCCGGAGGAACAGGGGGCTGAGGAACAGGGGGCTCAGGGGGGTTCCGCCGACGGCGGCCTGCGGTTCGACGGTGTCGTCTTCCGCTATCCCGACGCCTCCCCCGACTCCGCGCCCATCCTCGACGGCGTCGACCTGCACATCCGGCCGGGCGAGTCGATGGCCCTCGTCGGGGCCACCGGGAGCGGCAAGACCACGCTGACCGCGCTCGTCCCCCGGCTGCACGAGGCGACCGCCGGACGCATCACCCTCGACGGCGCGGACGTCACCGCCATGCCCCGCGAGGAACTGCGCGAGAAGGTGGCCGTCGCCTTCGAGGAGCCCACCCTCTTCTCCGCGACCGTCGGCGAGAACGTGCTGATGGGCGCCGACGACCAGGCCGGCGCCGAAGAGCTGGAGCGGGCGCTCGGCGTGGCGCAGGCCGCGTTCGTGCACGCGCTGCCGCAGGGCACGGACACGCAGGTCGGCGAGCAGGGGCTCAGTCTCTCCGGCGGGCAGCGGCAGCGGCTGGCGCTGGCCAGAGCCGTGGTCGGCCGCCCCCGGTTCCTGGTGCTGGACGATCCGCTGTCCGCGCTCGACGTGCACACGGAGGCCGCCGTGGAGGCCGCGCTGCGCCGGGTCCTCGCCGACACCACCGCGCTGATCGTGGCCCACCGCCCGTCCACCGTGCTCCTCGCCGACCGGGTCGCCCTGCTGTCCGGCGGCCGGATCACGGCCGTGGGCGCCCATCACGAACTGCTGCGCACCAACGCCGAGTACGCCCACCTCATGTCAGGATCCGGCCGCCAGGAGGACGACCGATGA
- a CDS encoding ABC transporter ATP-binding protein: MPVIEVTDLRKSYDGRAVVDGVSFAVQEGEIFGILGPNGAGKTTTVECVEGLRVPDAGRVRVTGLDPVADHEKVARVLGAQLQESELQAKLTVREALELYAAFYPHPADWRPLAERLGLTDRLTTRFAKLSGGQKQRLFIALALIGDPRVVVLDELTTGLDPRARRDTWQLIEDVRASGVTVLLVTHFMEEAQRLCDRIAVIDQGRVAALDTPSGLIRRSAGSTVISFTPSAPLDEGDLNALPALVSVEHKDGRITLAGTDETVNAVITLLARGHITAHQLRVSDATLDDAFLDLTEVTA, from the coding sequence ATGCCCGTCATCGAAGTCACCGACCTGCGCAAGTCCTACGACGGCCGTGCGGTCGTCGACGGCGTCTCCTTCGCCGTCCAGGAAGGCGAGATCTTCGGGATCCTCGGCCCCAACGGCGCCGGCAAGACCACCACCGTGGAGTGCGTCGAGGGCCTGCGCGTCCCCGACGCGGGCCGGGTCAGGGTCACCGGCCTCGACCCCGTCGCCGACCACGAGAAGGTCGCCCGCGTCCTCGGGGCCCAGCTCCAGGAGAGCGAGCTCCAGGCCAAGCTCACCGTCCGCGAGGCCCTGGAGCTGTACGCGGCCTTCTACCCGCACCCCGCGGACTGGAGGCCGCTGGCCGAACGCCTCGGCCTGACCGACAGGCTCACCACCCGCTTCGCGAAGCTCTCCGGCGGCCAGAAGCAGCGCCTGTTCATCGCGCTCGCCCTCATCGGCGACCCCCGGGTCGTCGTCCTCGACGAACTGACCACCGGGCTCGACCCGCGCGCCCGCCGCGACACCTGGCAGCTCATCGAGGACGTCCGGGCGAGCGGGGTCACCGTCCTGCTCGTCACCCACTTCATGGAGGAGGCGCAGCGCCTGTGCGACCGGATCGCCGTGATCGACCAGGGCCGGGTGGCCGCCCTGGACACCCCGTCAGGGCTGATCCGGCGTTCGGCGGGCTCCACCGTCATCAGCTTCACACCCTCCGCGCCGCTGGACGAGGGCGACCTGAACGCGCTGCCCGCGCTCGTGTCGGTCGAGCACAAGGACGGCCGGATCACGCTGGCCGGCACCGACGAGACCGTCAACGCCGTCATCACGCTGCTCGCCCGGGGCCACATCACCGCCCACCAACTCCGCGTGTCCGACGCCACGTTGGACGACGCGTTCCTGGACCTGACGGAGGTCACCGCATGA